Genomic window (Herpetosiphonaceae bacterium):
GTGGAGTTCCCTTAATGCCTTTCGGTGCAGATCGGCTGTCAGGGTGACATAATGACTCTTCTTGCGATCGGCCATGAACTTAACACCCTGGCCCTTGACCGTATTGGCAAGCAGGAGCGTCGGCTGCATTGGCTGGATGGGAATCTGCTCAAAGGCCGCGAGCAAGGCCGCAATATCGTGGCCGTTGACCGTCAGAACGTTCCAGCCGAAGCTTTGCCAGCGCTCGGCCAGCGGCTCCAGGCGCATTCGCTGCTCGGTCCGACCGCTGATTTGCAGACGGTTGCGGTCGACGATCGCAACCAGGTTGTCCAGGCCGAAGTGCGGCGCGGCCATCGCCGCTTCCCAGACCGATCCTTCCTGTAGCTCGCCGTCGCCCATCAAGACGAAGGTACGATTCGTCCGCCTGTCTAGCTGTGTGGTCAGCGCCAGGCCAACGCCCAACGATAGCCCGTGGCCGAGCGAGCCGGTGGGAAACTCGACGCCCGGCACTTTGAGCGTTGGATGCGAGAGCAGCCGACCGCCCGGACGAGCATAGGTCGCTAGCTCATCCACAGGAAAAAAGCCCCGTTCGGCGAGAGTGGCGTAGAGTCCAGCGCCCGCGTGACCCTTGCTCAGGATGAAATAGTCGCGCTGATCCCAGTGCGGATCGTCCGGTCGTACCCGCAGCACATGGAAATAAAGCACGGTCAGGATGTCGGCAGCCGATAGCGATCCGCCGACATGAGCACCAACCGGTCCCGCAGCCATCGCCAGGACATGCTCCCGAATACGCAGCGCCGTTTGCTGTAACGTTGCCAGATCATTCATGCAGCACCGTTGCGCTGGATGTGCTTGCTGCTCCGGGGATGTATGGCCCCTCCCGGGCAATCGCTTCCCACGGAGCTTCATACGGCAGCGACTCAGCCATCCGCCCGATCCGATCGAGGTTTTCCCAGACCTTCTCGAAGGCATCGGCGTAGAACTGAAGCAGCGGGCCGCTGTCGGGGTTGAGGTGCCGCCGTTGCAGCGTGAGCGAGTCGTTGATCACCGCGAGCGTTGTGGGATAATCTTCAATCGCATAGCGCTGCGGCGGAAGACCTGGGAGGGTCCAGGGATAGCCGTGGCCGTAGCCCTGCTGGGTCTGGAAAGGATGCTGGCCGGGCAGCGGCGTCATTTGGTATTGCGAGATCGGCACGCCTTCGGCGCGCATCGCACGCCGAACGGCCTGGCGGAACGGGCCGGGCTTGATACCATCTAGCCCCGCCGCTGCCGGATCGAAGCGGAGGCGCATAATATGATAGACGTGGGTGCAATCCGACGGAACGTAGGGCACGATCAGGCCGGGTAGCTCGGCCAGGCGCTTGAGAAACGCGCTAATGTTGCGGTCGCGACGCTCCTGATAGTCCGGATAGCGCTGAAGCTGGCTGCGGGTGAAGGCCGCCTGAACCGAGTTGAGCTTGTAGTTCCAGCTCAGCATATGCGATAGGTAGCTGCGATCCTCGCGCTCTTTGATCACCTCGCCGAACTGGCGGAGCATCACGACCTTTTCGTGGAGGATCGGATCATCCGTCGTCACCAGGCCACCTTCGCCACAGGTCGGAATGTTCTTTTGTACATTCAGGCTGAACGCGCCCATATCGCCCAACGAGCCAACCGGGCGGCCTTTGTAGGTCGCGCCGGGAGCCTGCGCCACATCCTCCACAACCACAAGGTCATGCTTGCGGGCGATCGTCAGGATCGAGTCCATATCTGCCGGAAGACCGTGAAAATGAACAGGAATGATTGCGCGGGTGCGGGGCGTGATCCTGGCTTCGATCTGTGTGGGATCGATATTGAACGTGCGCGGATCGATGTCGACGAACACCGGGATCGCCAGCTGATAGACGGGAGCCATGGCCGAGGCAATGAAGCTGAGCGCGGGCACGAGCACCTCATCGCCAGGCTGGATGCCCAGTGCCGCCAACGCCAGCGCGATAGCTGCGGTGCCATTGCTGACGCCGGCGGCATAGCGCGTGCCTGCGAGCTGCGCCCACTCCTGTTCCAGGGCGCGGGCTTCTTGCTCGCCCTCTGAGGTCGGCGTGAACTTGCCGCTGTCGAGAACGCGCAGCACCGCTTCTTTATCTGCGTCGGTCACGATCGGCCATTGGACCTGTCGCTGCTCTCGGGGCACTGCCTGCGGACCGCCGAACATTGCAAGTTTAGATCCCACAAATACCTCCATCTGATGGATTATTCTAAGTAGAGCGTCCGTAATCGGCTGGTAAGCGCTGCTTCGTCTTCGTCC
Coding sequences:
- a CDS encoding DegT/DnrJ/EryC1/StrS family aminotransferase, which codes for MGSKLAMFGGPQAVPREQRQVQWPIVTDADKEAVLRVLDSGKFTPTSEGEQEARALEQEWAQLAGTRYAAGVSNGTAAIALALAALGIQPGDEVLVPALSFIASAMAPVYQLAIPVFVDIDPRTFNIDPTQIEARITPRTRAIIPVHFHGLPADMDSILTIARKHDLVVVEDVAQAPGATYKGRPVGSLGDMGAFSLNVQKNIPTCGEGGLVTTDDPILHEKVVMLRQFGEVIKEREDRSYLSHMLSWNYKLNSVQAAFTRSQLQRYPDYQERRDRNISAFLKRLAELPGLIVPYVPSDCTHVYHIMRLRFDPAAAGLDGIKPGPFRQAVRRAMRAEGVPISQYQMTPLPGQHPFQTQQGYGHGYPWTLPGLPPQRYAIEDYPTTLAVINDSLTLQRRHLNPDSGPLLQFYADAFEKVWENLDRIGRMAESLPYEAPWEAIAREGPYIPGAASTSSATVLHE
- a CDS encoding transketolase — protein: MNDLATLQQTALRIREHVLAMAAGPVGAHVGGSLSAADILTVLYFHVLRVRPDDPHWDQRDYFILSKGHAGAGLYATLAERGFFPVDELATYARPGGRLLSHPTLKVPGVEFPTGSLGHGLSLGVGLALTTQLDRRTNRTFVLMGDGELQEGSVWEAAMAAPHFGLDNLVAIVDRNRLQISGRTEQRMRLEPLAERWQSFGWNVLTVNGHDIAALLAAFEQIPIQPMQPTLLLANTVKGQGVKFMADRKKSHYVTLTADLHRKALRELHEGAKR